The following are from one region of the Calypte anna isolate BGI_N300 chromosome 13, bCalAnn1_v1.p, whole genome shotgun sequence genome:
- the LOC115599046 gene encoding protocadherin beta-16-like produces the protein MVGAPQEGGWLFWRLLACGRRSGGRQRQVLLFLVCVCVWQSGAERLRYSVAEEMERDSFVGNIAEELGVAPSQLSARKARIVSEGKEQLFRLDPSSGVLTVKESLDREEICPQSATCTLYFKIFLENPLQLMRGEVEVRDVNDNSPVFPVKEMLLKIPETTPPGSRFPLKSAQDRDVGTNGLQNYSLEANSHFSIALEAKKDGKKYAELVLERHLDREEQRELNLLLTATDGGSPPRSGTARVRIVVLDANDNIPKFDREVYEVRVMENSPEGQLVVRVVATDPDDGSNGKVSYAFTETQDETLQMFELDPETGEIRVAGNLDFEEVKSHEMVVTATDGGSLSAHCKVQVEVLDVNDNAPEITLTSVSASIAEDAPPRSVVALLSVRDRDSGENGRTECWIDGDLPFSLTPTFENYYEVRTTAALDRERRAEYNISVRARDWGRRRLSSREVISVQISDVNDNPPEFSREVYTLWVVENNSPMVRVGSVSARDADAGSNARVTYRVSGGEGEERPCVSVNSASGEVYVVRALDYEEVRALEVSVVAADGGSPSLSAQAVVRVVVRDENDNAPVVLHPSPESRVWWGEVVPRGSPSGYLVGKVVAVDADAGQNAWLSYEVWKATEPGLFRVGLHSGEVRTARAVSERDASRQRLVVLVRDRGQPPRSATATLGIALVDGFSDARWRGGEDEAAEAAAAGSESDSDSEEPLTLYLIASLACVSALLVATGVAAVVAKVRGARSESLPTFPAAVSESTAGSLPRSYVYDICFAGGSVNSEFRFLRPLLPCFPAGLPPGPGEQRSSVCSQEATNLGEEGDWAAQARAPLSEDPGPRAAGAACAGNQGMELNVSSDQNPWLTPQ, from the exons ATGGTGGGAGCCCCGCAGGAGGGTGGATGGCTTTTCTGGAGGCTGCTGGCGTGTGGGAGACGGAGCGGAGGCAGGCAGAGGCAAGTGCTCTTGTTTCTTGTGTGCGTTTGCGTGTGGCAGAGCGGGGCGGAAAGGCTGCGGTATTCTGTGGCGGAGGAAATGGAGAGGGACTCGTTTGTGGGCAAcattgcagaggagctgggggtggctcCGAGCCAGCTGTCGGCTCGCAAGGCCCGCATTGTGTCcgaggggaaggagcagctttTCCGGCTCGATCCAAGCAGCGGCGTCCTGACAGTCAAGGAGTCTCTGGACCGGGAGGAGATCTGCCCGCAGAGCGCTACCTGCACGCTGTATTTTAAGATCTTCCTTGAAAATCCGCTGCAGCTGATGCGAGGGGAGGTGGAGGTTCGTGACGTGAACGACAATTCCCCCGTGTTCCCGGTAAAGGAGATGCTTTTAAAGATTCCCGAAACGACACCACCCGGGTCTCGTTTCCCTCTGAAAAGCGCCCAAGACCGTGACGTAGGCACTAATGGTTTGCAGAACTACAGCCTTGAGGCCAATTCCCATTTCTCAATCGCTCTCGAGgcaaagaaagatggaaaaaaatacgCGGAGCTGGTGCTGGAGCGTCATCTGGACCGGGAGGAGCAGCGAGAGCTGAATTTACTGCTGACGGCCACCGACGGGGGCTCTCCACCCAGGTCGGGCACAGCTCGGGTCCGTATCGTGGTTCTGGATGCCAATGACAACATTCCGAAATTCGATCGGGAGGTCTACGAGGTGCGGGTGATGGAGAATAGTCCCGAGGGACAGCTGGTCGTAAGAGTAGTGGCCACGGATCCCGACGATGGGTCCAATGGGAAGGTGAGTTATGCCTTCACTGAAACACAAGATGAAACGCTCCAGATGTTCGAGCTGGACCCCGAAACTGGGGAGATTCGTGTGGCGGGCAACCTGGACTTTGAAGAGGTGAAAAGCCACGAGATGGTGGTGACAGCCACCGACGGCGGGAGTCTGTCTGCACATTGCAAAGTGCAGGTGGAGGTGCTGGACGTGAATGACAACGCCCCGGAGATAACGCTGACGTCCGTCAGCGCCTCCATCGCCGAGGACGCGCCGCCCCGCAGCGTGGTGGCCCTGTTGAGCGTGCGGGACCGCGACTCCGGCGAGAACGGGAGGACGGAGTGCTGGATCGACGGGGACTTGCCGTTCAGCCTGACGCCGACGTTTGAGAATTACTACGAGGTGCGAACAACGGCGGCGCTggacagggagaggagggcGGAGTATAACATCAGCGTGAGGGCCCGGGACTGGGGCAGGAGGCGGCTGAGCTCGCGGGAAGTGATCTCGGTGCAGATCTCGGACGTGAACGACAACCCGCCCGAGTTCAGCCGGGAGGTTTACACGCTGTGGGTGGTGGAGAACAACAGCCCGATGGTGCGTGTCGGGAGCGTGTCGGCGAGGGACGCGGACGCGGGGAGCAACGCGCGCGTGACGTACCGGGTGTCGGGCGGGGAGGGCGAGGAGCGTCCGTGCGTGTCGGTGAACTCGGCGAGCGGGGAGGTTTACGTGGTGCGGGCGCTGGACTACGAGGAGGTGCGCGCCTTGGAGGTGTCGGTGGTGGCTGCGGACGGGGGCTCTCCGTCGCTGAGCGCGCAGGCGGTGGTGCGCGTGGTGGTGCGGGACGAGAACGACAACGCGCCGGTGGTGCTGCACCCGTCGCCGGAGAGCAGGGTGTGGTGGGGCGAGGTGGTGCCGCGCGGGTCTCCGTCGGGCTACCTGGTGGGCAAGGTGGTGGCGGTGGACGCGGACGCGGGTCAGAACGCGTGGCTGTCGTACGAGGTGTGGAAGGCGACGGAGCCGGGTCTGTTCCGCGTGGGGCTGCACAGCGGCGAGGTGCGGACGGCGCGGGCCGTGTCGGAGAGGGACGCGTCCCGGCAGaggctggtggtgctggtgcgAGACCGCGGGCAGCCGCCGCGCTCGGCCACCGCCACGCTGGGCATCGCCCTGGTGGACGGCTTCTCGGACGCGCGTTGGCGGGGCGGCGAGGACGAGGCGGCGGAGGCGGCAGCGGCGGGGTCGGAGTCGGATTCGGATTCGGAGGAGCCACTGACCCTCTACCTGATCGCCTCGCTGGCCTGCGTGTCGGCGCTGTTGGTGGCCACGGGCGTGGCGGCGGTGGTGGCGAAGGTGCGTGGGGCGCGGTCCGAGAGCTTGCCCACGTTCCCCGCGGCTGTGTCGGAGAGCACGGCGGGCTCCCTGCCCCGCAGCTACGTCTACGACATCTGCTTCGCCGGCGGCAGCGTCAACAGCGAGTTCCGCTTCCTCAGGCCGCTCTTGCCCTGCTTCCCCGCCGGGCTGCCCCCGGGCCCGGGCGAGCAGCGCAGCTCCGTGTGCTCGCAGGAGGCGACCAACCTCGGGGAAGAAGGCGACTGGGCTGCACAG GCCAGAGCTCCCCTGTCTGAAGACCCAgggcccagagctgcaggagcagcttgTGCAGGAAACCAGGGGATGGAGCTAAATGTCAGTTCTGATCAGAACCCTTGGCTGACCCCTCAGTAA
- the LOC115599093 gene encoding LOW QUALITY PROTEIN: uncharacterized protein LOC115599093 (The sequence of the model RefSeq protein was modified relative to this genomic sequence to represent the inferred CDS: deleted 1 base in 1 codon), with amino-acid sequence MVGAPQEGGWLFWRLLACGRRSGGRQRQVLLFLVCVCVWQSGAERLRYSVAEEMERDSFVGNIAEELGVAPSQLSARKARVVSEGKEQLFRLDPSSGVLTVKESLDREEICPQSATCTLYFKIFLENPLQLMRGEVEVRDVNDNSPVFPVKEMVLKIPETESLGSRFPLESAHDRDVGINGLQNYSLEANPHFSVALGTKKDGKKYAELVLERHLDREEHRELNLLLTATDGGSPPRSGTARIRIIVVDANDNKPVFGRDVYEVRVAENSPPGQLVVRVVATDPDEGSNGKVRYAYTQTPEETRQLFDLDPETGEIRISGNLDFEEAKSHEMIVTATDGGSLSAHCKVQVEVLDVNDNAPEIAVTSVSASIAEDAPPRSVVALLSVRDRDSGENGRTECWIDGDLPFSLTPTFENYYEVRTTAALDRERRAEYNISVRARDWGRRRLSSREVISVQISDVNDNPPEFSREVYTLWVVENNSPMVRVGSVSARDADAGSNARVTYRVSGEEGEERPCVSVNSASGEVYVVRALDYEEVRALEVSVVAADGGSPSLSAQAVVRVVVRDENDNAPVVLHPSPESRVWWGEVVPRGSPSGYLVGKVVAVDADAGQNAWLSYEVWKATEPGLFRVGLHSGEVRTARAVSERDASRQRLVVLVRDRGQPPRSATATLGIALVDGFSDARWRGGEDEAAEAAAAGSESDSEGPLTLYLIASLACVSALLVATGVAAVVAKVRGARAESLPTFPAAVSESTAGSLPRSYVYDICFAGGSVNSEFRFLRPLLPCFPAGLPPGPGEQRSSVCSQEATNLGEEGDWAAQVRGIAEMGLWQSARALWVGGRCRMVGAPQEGGWLFWRLLACGRRSGGRQRQVLLFLVCVCVWQSGAERLRYSVAEEMERDSFVGNIAEELGVAPSQLSARKARVVSEGKEQLFRLDPSSGVLTVKESLDREEICPQSATCTLYFKIFLENPLQLMRGEVEVRDVNDNSPVFPVKEMVLEIPETESPGSRFLLESAQDKDVGINGLQNYSLEANPHFSLALRTEKDALDYVELVLERHLDREEQRELNLLLSATDGGSPPRSGTARIRIVVLDANDNKPKFDREVYEVRVPENSPSGQLVVTVVAADPDEGSYGKVRYAFTETKDETRQMFELDPETGEIRVAGNLDFEEVKSHKMMVKATDGGGLSAHCKVQVEVLDVNDNAPEIAVTSVSASIAEDAPPRSVVALLSVRDRDSGENGRTECWIDGDLPFSLTPTFENYYEVRTTAALDRERRAEYNISVRARDWGRRRLSSREVISVQISDVNDNPPEFSREVYTLWVVENNSPMVRVGSVSARDADAGSNARVTYRVSGEERPCVSVNSASGEVYVVRALDYEEVRALEVSVVAADGGSPSLSAQAVVRVVVRDENDNAPVVLHPSPESRVWWGEVVPRGSPSGYLVGKVVAVDADAGQNAWLSYEVWKATEPGLFRVGLHSGEVRTARAVSERDASRQRLVVLVRDRGQPPRSATATLGIALVDGFSDARWRGGEDEAAEAAEAAAGSESDSEGPLTLYLIASLACVSALLVATGVAAVVAKVRGARAESLPTFPAAVSESTAGSLPRSYVYDICFAGGSVNSEFRFLRPLLPCFPAGLPPGPGEQRSSVCSQEATNLGEEGDWAAQVRGMVRGGGVWWRGWWC; translated from the exons ATGGTGGGAGCCCCGCAGGAGGGTGGATGGCTTTTCTGGAGGCTGCTGGCGTGTGGGAGACGGAGCGGAGGCAGGCAGAGGCAAGTGCTCTTGTTTCTTGTGTGCGTTTGCGTGTGGCAGAGCGGGGCGGAAAGGCTGCGGTATTCTGTGGCGGAGGAAATGGAGAGGGACTCGTTTGTGGGCAAcattgcagaggagctgggggtggctcCGAGCCAGCTGTCGGCTCGCAAGGCCCGCGTTGTGTCcgaggggaaggagcagctttTCCGGCTCGATCCAAGCAGCGGCGTCCTGACAGTCAAGGAGTCTCTGGACCGGGAGGAGATCTGCCCGCAGAGCGCTACCTGCACGCTGTATTTTAAGATCTTCCTTGAAAATCCGTTGCAGCTGATGCGAGGGGAGGTGGAGGTTCGTGACGTGAACGACAATTCCCCCGTGTTCCCGGTGAAGGAGATGGTTTTAAAGATTCCCGAAACGGAATCTCTGGGATCCCGTTTCCCTCTAGAGAGCGCCCATGACCGTGACGTGGGCATTAATGGTTTGCAGAACTACAGCCTGGAGGCCAATCCGCATTTCTCTGTCGCGCTCGGAacaaagaaagatggaaaaaaatatgcgGAGCTGGTTCTCGAGCGTCATCTGGACCGGGAAGAGCATCGGGAGCTGAACTTACTGCTGACGGCCACTGACGGGGGGTCTCCACCCAGGTCGGGCACAGCTCGGATCCGCATCATTGTGGTAGATGCCAATGACAATAAACCGGTCTTCGGACGGGACGTGTACGAGGTTCGAGTGGCTGAGAACAGTCCCCCGGGACAGCTGGTGGTCAGAGTGGTGGCCACGGATCCTGACGAAGGGTCCAATGGGAAGGTGCGTTATGCCTACACCCAGACACCGGAAGAAACTCGGCAGCTCTTCGACCTGGACCCCGAAACCGGGGAGATTCGAATCTCGGGCAACCTGGACTTCGAGGAGGCGAAAAGCCACGAGATGATAGTGACAGCCACGGACGGCGGGAGTCTGTCTGCGCATTGCAAAGTGCAGGTGGAGGTGCTGGACGTGAATGACAACGCCCCGGAGATAGCGGTGACGTCCGTCAGCGCCTCCATCGCCGAGGACGCGCCGCCCCGCAGCGTGGTGGCCCTGTTGAGCGTGCGGGACCGCGACTCCGGCGAGAACGGGAGGACGGAGTGCTGGATCGACGGGGACTTGCCGTTCAGCCTGACGCCGACGTTTGAGAATTACTACGAGGTGCGAACAACGGCGGCGCTggacagggagaggagggcGGAGTATAACATCAGCGTGAGGGCCCGGGACTGGGGCAGGAGGCGGCTGAGCTCGCGGGAAGTGATCTCGGTGCAGATCTCGGACGTGAACGACAACCCGCCCGAGTTCAGCCGGGAGGTTTACACGCTGTGGGTGGTGGAGAACAACAGCCCGATGGTGCGTGTCGGGAGCGTGTCGGCGAGGGACGCGGACGCGGGGAGCAACGCGCGCGTGACGTACCGGGTGTCGGGCGAGGAGGGCGAGGAGCGTCCGTGCGTGTCGGTGAACTCGGCGAGCGGGGAGGTTTACGTGGTGCGGGCGCTGGACTACGAGGAGGTGCGCGCCTTGGAGGTGTCGGTGGTGGCTGCGGACGGGGGCTCTCCGTCGCTGAGCGCGCAGGCGGTGGTGCGCGTGGTGGTGCGGGACGAGAACGACAACGCGCCGGTGGTGCTGCACCCGTCGCCGGAGAGCAGGGTGTGGTGGGGCGAGGTGGTGCCGCGCGGGTCTCCGTCGGGCTACCTGGTGGGCAAGGTGGTGGCGGTGGACGCGGACGCGGGTCAGAACGCGTGGCTGTCGTACGAGGTGTGGAAGGCGACGGAGCCGGGTCTGTTCCGCGTGGGGCTGCACAGCGGCGAGGTGCGGACGGCGCGGGCCGTGTCGGAGAGGGACGCGTCCCGGCAGaggctggtggtgctggtgcgAGACCGCGGGCAGCCGCCGCGCTCGGCCACCGCCACGCTGGGCATCGCCCTGGTGGACGGCTTCTCGGACGCGCGTTGGCGGGGCGGCGAGGACGaggcggcggaggcggcggcggcggggtCGGAGTCGGATTCGGAGGGGCCACTGACCCTCTACCTGATCGCCTCGCTGGCCTGCGTGTCGGCGCTGTTGGTGGCCACGGGCGTGGCGGCGGTGGTGGCGAAGGTGCGTGGGGCGCGGGCCGAGAGCTTGCCCACGTTCCCCGCGGCTGTGTCGGAGAGCACGGCGGGCTCCCTGCCCCGCAGCTACGTCTACGACATCTGCTTCGCCGGCGGCAGCGTCAACAGCGAGTTCCGCTTCCTCAGGCCGCTCTTGCCCTGCTTCCCCGCCGGGCTGCCCCCGGGCCCGGGCGAGCAGCGCAGCTCCGTGTGCTCGCAGGAGGCGACCAACCTCGGGGAAGAAGGCGACTGGGCTGCACAGGTGAGGGGGATCGCCGAGATGGGGCTGTGGCAATC AGCAAGAGCGCTGTGGGTCGGAGGCCGGTGCAGAATGGTGGGAGCCCCGCAGGAGGGTGGATGGCTTTTCTGGAGGCTGCTGGCGTGTGGGAGACGGAGCGGAGGCAGGCAGAGGCAAGTGCTCTTGTTTCTTGTGTGCGTTTGCGTGTGGCAGAGCGGGGCGGAAAGGCTGCGGTATTCTGTGGCGGAGGAAATGGAGAGGGACTCGTTTGTGGGCAAcattgcagaggagctgggggtggctcCGAGCCAGCTGTCGGCTCGCAAGGCCCGCGTTGTGTCcgaggggaaggagcagctttTCCGGCTCGATCCAAGCAGCGGCGTCCTGACAGTCAAGGAGTCTCTGGACCGGGAGGAGATCTGCCCGCAGAGCGCTACCTGCACGCTGTATTTTAAGATCTTCCTTGAAAATCCGTTGCAGCTGATGCGAGGGGAGGTGGAGGTTCGTGACGTGAACGACAATTCCCCCGTGTTCCCGGTGAAGGAGATGGTTTTAGAGATTCCCGAAACGGAATCTCCGGGATCCcgtttccttctggagagcgCCCAAGATAAGGACGTGGGCATTAATGGTTTGCAGAACTACAGCCTGGAGGCCAATCCACATTTCTCCCTGGCTCTCAGAACAGAGAAAGACGCACTAGATTACGTGGAACTCGTGCTGGAGCGTCATCTGGACCGGGAAGAGCAGCGAGAGCTGAATTTACTGCTGTCGGCCACCGACGGGGGCTCTCCACCCAGGTCGGGCACAGCTCGGATCCGCATCGTGGTGCTGGATGCCAATGACAACAAACCGAAATTCGATCGAGAGGTCTACGAGGTGCGGGTGCCGGAGAACAGTCCCTCAGGACAGCTGGTGGTCACAGTGGTTGCTGCGGATCCCGACGAAGGGTCCTACGGGAAGGTGCGTTATGCCTTCACTGAGACAAAAGATGAAACCCGCCAGATGTTCGAGCTGGACCCCGAAACCGGGGAGATTCGTGTGGCGGGCAACCTGGACTTTGAGGAAGTGAAAAGCCACAAGATGATGGTAAAAGCCACCGACGGCGGGGGTCTGTCTGCGCATTGCAAAGTGCAGGTGGAGGTGCTGGACGTGAATGACAACGCCCCGGAGATAGCGGTGACGTCCGTCAGCGCCTCCATCGCCGAGGACGCGCCGCCCCGCAGCGTGGTGGCCCTGTTGAGCGTGCGGGACCGCGACTCCGGCGAGAACGGGAGGACGGAGTGCTGGATCGACGGGGACTTGCCGTTCAGCCTGACGCCGACGTTTGAGAATTACTACGAGGTGCGAACAACGGCGGCGCTggacagggagaggagggcGGAGTATAACATCAGCGTGAGGGCCCGGGACTGGGGCAGGAGGCGGCTGAGCTCGCGGGAAGTGATCTCGGTGCAGATCTCGGACGTGAACGACAACCCGCCCGAGTTCAGCCGGGAGGTTTACACGCTGTGGGTGGTGGAGAACAACAGCCCGATGGTGCGTGTCGGGAGCGTGTCGGCGAGGGACGCGGACGCGGGGAGCAACGCGCGCGTGACGTACCGGGTGTCGGGCGAGGAGCGTCCGTGCGTGTCGGTGAACTCGGCGAGCGGGGAGGTTTACGTGGTGCGGGCGCTGGACTACGAGGAGGTGCGCGCCTTGGAGGTGTCGGTGGTGGCTGCGGACGGGGGCTCTCCGTCGCTGAGCGCGCAGGCGGTGGTGCGCGTGGTGGTGCGGGACGAGAACGACAACGCGCCGGTGGTGCTGCACCCGTCGCCGGAGAGCAGGGTGTGGTGGGGCGAGGTGGTGCCGCGCGGGTCTCCGTCGGGCTACCTGGTGGGCAAGGTGGTGGCGGTGGACGCGGACGCGGGTCAG AACGCGTGGCTGTCGTACGAGGTGTGGAAGGCGACGGAGCCGGGTCTGTTCCGCGTGGGGCTGCACAGCGGCGAGGTGCGGACGGCGCGGGCCGTGTCGGAGAGGGACGCGTCCCGGCAGaggctggtggtgctggtgcgAGACCGCGGGCAGCCGCCGCGCTCGGCCACCGCCACGCTGGGCATCGCCCTGGTGGACGGCTTCTCGGACGCGCGTTGGCGGGGCGGCGAGGACGaggcggcggaggcggcggaggcggcggcggggtCGGAGTCGGATTCGGAGGGGCCACTGACCCTCTACCTGATCGCCTCGCTGGCCTGCGTGTCGGCGCTGTTGGTGGCCACGGGCGTGGCGGCGGTGGTGGCGAAGGTGCGTGGGGCGCGGGCCGAGAGCTTGCCCA